A genomic window from Lycium barbarum isolate Lr01 chromosome 4, ASM1917538v2, whole genome shotgun sequence includes:
- the LOC132634755 gene encoding B2 protein, protein MENHNQSSFYQFSDQLRLQNNNLANLSFNNDSIWSNNYGSKRPEERRNFDIRVGGDLNNNSTNSSNKSNYNLFSNDGWKIPDTAARGGACGGVAGKGVVGVGLNGGFNKGVYSNQVLDFGYNKGTNNIAVGTNKKVGDNEFVVYGGKSVKKNNKSVKESNNKDVNNEKQNSVDKRFKTLPPAESLPRNETVGGYIFVCNNDTMAENLKREIFGLPPRYRDSVRQITPGLPLFLYNYSTHQLHGVFEAASFGGSNIDPSAWEDKKNPGESRFPAQVRVVTRKVCEPLEEDSFRPILHHYDGPKFRLELNVPEALSLLDIFEENKN, encoded by the exons ATGGAAAACCACAATCAATCATCTTTCTATCAGTTCAGTGATCAACTTCGTTTACAAAACAACAACTTAGCAAATCTCTCTTTCAACAACGATTCAATTTGGAGCAACAATTATGGTTCCAAAAGGCCTGAAGAAAGAAGAAATTTTGATATAAGAGTAGGTGGTGAcctcaacaacaactccactaaCAGTTCCAACAAGTCAAATTACAATCTTTTTAGCAATGATGGTTGGAAAATCCCTGACACGGCGGCGCGTGGAGGCGCGTGCGGTGGAGTTGCTGGAAAAGGAGTAGTTGGGGTTGGCTTAAATGGTGGGTTTAACAAAGGGGTGTATTCAAATCAAGTGTTGGACTTTGGTTATAATAAGGGTACTAACAATATTGCAGTTGGTACAAACAAGAAAGTTGGAGATAATGAGTTTGTTGTGTATGGGGGTAAAAGTGTAAAGAAGAATAATAAGAGTGTTAAAGAGAGTAACAACAAGGATGTTAATAATGAGAAACAAAATAGTGTTGATAAAAGGTTTAAGACTTTGCCACCAGCTGAATCTTTGCCAAGAAATGAAACAGTTGGTGGATATATTTTTGTTTGTAACAATGATACTATGGCTGAAAATCTCAAAAGGGAGATCTTTg GCTTGCCGCCACGTTATAGGGACTCAGTTCGACAGATAACACCTGGGTTGCCTCTTTTTCTGTACAACTACTCGACCCATCAGCTTCACGGAGTTTTTGAG GCTGCAAGCTTTGGTGGGTCAAACATTGATCCGTCGGCCTGGGAGGACAAGAAGAACCCTGGTGAATCTCGCTTTCCTGCTCAG GTTCGTGTTGTTACGAGGAAAGTTTGTGAACCACTTGAGGAGGATTCATTCAGGCCAATTCTTCACCACTACGATGGCCCTAAGTTCCGCCTTGAGTTAAATGTTCCAGAG GCCCTTTCTCTTCTGGACATTTTTGAAGAGAACAAGAACTAA
- the LOC132634756 gene encoding serine/threonine-protein phosphatase 7 long form homolog isoform X1, which translates to MEFPRVCVHPGPEVYDVLTLQEKHRSEAVWDGSLRGPTGCLFPRRADTEFWKHVRRHPFHPRILDYFGLCGFRGVIEVGCVSYDWAVITALIERWRPETHTFHLRTGEATITLQDIEVMFGLVVDGYPLNNLNARYIDIGGWQQLIHELTGWAPGLDCFNGVSRLEVHKLIEYIRGLDDITDQTPEIDVQQRVRLYLLWLCGGTIFPDKSGDLLNLDYLLDMRDLRAMNEQAWGAAALSYLYTCLCRASLRKAKDVCGFISLLQVWAWERIIPMQPPCRALPPHTALARRWTHRKSHENEARDVLPICRDVLDNLIDGQFVWQPYSEAIINRLPEWCLRGRDIWMAKVPLICGIYREWHMVDRVLRQFGRKQHIPGPCAEIDPFHYKRDKRYAIKVEDQEYFTETDFLWGNRRDSLIQAEYETQDPQSLSEYFCWYRRHSRTFIGNPAHKVDRGYQHMAGRHEALALGHQESYRLAQQTIQDPTKSNEVKEIAEMFSHINTESMAAASLGTMLSFAPYYTPPAEYVEPPTMQVPRHQRPNVPRPAARGRGRQSGNRRGRTPVDHQLVDEEEVRFDQDMPSSTMHTDDDAYHPIIDFMSSSSTLAPEVQSPAVIRSEGPFQAFASSGPISLAVMAQQFSGQTSSSYGMTEGPLPAFTGQSSSIGRRLSFTDSPMEFDVGSSHIPVPDVQTLEPQDTGVIQEDDHQRRSKRERRQTRCGTGGKKGHCKN; encoded by the exons atggagtttccacgggtatgcgtacatccggggccagaagtgtacgatgtgttaacactccaggagaagcatCGTTCAGAGGCTGTGTGGGATGGTTCCTTGAGAGGACCGACTGGATGCCTGTTTCCTCGCCGCGCGGATACTGAATTTTGGAAGCATGTGAGGcgtcatccttttcatcctcgcatccttgactactttggcctgtgtggatttaggggagtaatagaggtaggatgtgtatcatatgattgggcagtcatcactgcacttatagagagatggcgtcctgagacgcacacctttcatctgcgtacaggtgaggcgaccatcacattacaagatatcgaggtcatgtttggcttggttgttgatggttatcccttgaataatcttaatgctaGATATATCGATATTGGTGGGTGGCAACAATTGATCCATGAGCTTACTGGTTGGGCACCCGGTCtggattgttttaatggtgttagtaggttagaagtacataaattaattgaatatattagaggcttagatgatattacagatcagaccccagaaattgatgtgcaacagcgggttaggttgtacttgctatggCTTTGTGGCGGCACGATATTTCCGGATAAGTCCGGTGACTTACTGAATTTAGATTATTTGCTTGACATGCGTGACCTTAGAGCAATGAATGAACAAGCTTGGGGAGCGGCtgcattgtcatatttgtatacttgtttatgcCGTGCTTCGTTGAGGAAAGCGaaggatgtgtgtggattcatttccttattgcag gtttgggcttgggagcgcATTATACCGATGCAGCCACCATGCAGGGCTCTTCCGCCACACACGGCTCTTGCACGAAGGTGGACTCATCGTAAATCCCACGAAAATGAGGCACGCGATGTTTTACccatatgtagggatgtattggACAACCTAATAGATGGCcag TTTGTGTGGCAGCCTTATTCAGAGGCCATCATCAACAGACTCCCTGAGTGGTGTCTGCGTGGCCGAGATATTTGGATGGCGAAAGTTCCCCTTATTTGTGGGATCTATCGAGAGTGGCACATGGTAGACCGCGTTCTCAGACAGTTTGGTAGGAAGCAACATATTCCGGGTCCATGTGCAGAGATTGATCCTTTTCATTACAAACGTGACAAGCGGTATGCTATAAAAGTGGAGGATCAAGAATATTTTACAGAAACAGACTTTTTGTGGGGAAATCGTCGAGATAGTTTAATTCAGGCCGAGTATGAAACTCAAGATCCACAGTCACTATCAgagtatttttgttggtatcgacgtcactcgcgcactttcataggaaatcctgcgcataaagtggatagaggataccaacacatggcaggcaggcatgaggcactg GCTTTAGGACATCAAGAATCATACAGGTTGGCTCAGCAGACTATCCAAGATCCAACCAAGTCTAATGAAGTGAAGGAAATAGCAGAGATGTTTAGCCACATTAATACAGAGTCCATGGCTGCTGCCTCTCTGGGGACGATGTTGAGTTTCGCTCCATATTATACACCACCGGCAGAGTATGTTGAGCCGCCTACTATGCAAGTGCCTCGTCATCAACGTCCTAATGTACCAAGACCTGCGGCGCGTGGTAGAGGACGCCAATCAGGTAACAGACGGGGTCGAACTCCCGTGGATCACCAGTTGGTTGATGAGGAAGAGGTTCGTTTTGATCAAGATATGCCCAGCTCAACGATGCATACAGATGATGATGCATATCACCCAATAATAGATTTTATGTCCAGCTCATCGACGTTAGCTCCCGAGGTTCAATCACCAGCAGTAATCAGAAGTGAGGGGCCTTTTCAGGCATTCGCATCGTCTGGGCCTATTAGCCTGGCAGTTATGGCCCAACAGTTTAGTGGTCAGACAAGCAGCTCTTATGGGATGACTGAGGGGCCTTTACCTGCATTCACTGGACAGAGCTCTTCAATTGGGAGGAGACTGAGTTTTACCGAT TCTCCCATGGAATTTGATGTTGGATCCTCACACATTCCTGTGCCGGATGTACAGACTTTAGAGCCACAG gaTACAGGTGTGATACAAGAGGACGATCACCAACGTAGATCAAAACGAGAACGTCGTCAAACTCGGTGTGGCACGGGGGGGAAAAAGGGACActgtaaaaattaa
- the LOC132634756 gene encoding serine/threonine-protein phosphatase 7 long form homolog isoform X2, which produces MRDLRAMNEQAWGAAALSYLYTCLCRASLRKAKDVCGFISLLQVWAWERIIPMQPPCRALPPHTALARRWTHRKSHENEARDVLPICRDVLDNLIDGQFVWQPYSEAIINRLPEWCLRGRDIWMAKVPLICGIYREWHMVDRVLRQFGRKQHIPGPCAEIDPFHYKRDKRYAIKVEDQEYFTETDFLWGNRRDSLIQAEYETQDPQSLSEYFCWYRRHSRTFIGNPAHKVDRGYQHMAGRHEALALGHQESYRLAQQTIQDPTKSNEVKEIAEMFSHINTESMAAASLGTMLSFAPYYTPPAEYVEPPTMQVPRHQRPNVPRPAARGRGRQSGNRRGRTPVDHQLVDEEEVRFDQDMPSSTMHTDDDAYHPIIDFMSSSSTLAPEVQSPAVIRSEGPFQAFASSGPISLAVMAQQFSGQTSSSYGMTEGPLPAFTGQSSSIGRRLSFTDSPMEFDVGSSHIPVPDVQTLEPQDTGVIQEDDHQRRSKRERRQTRCGTGGKKGHCKN; this is translated from the exons ATGCGTGACCTTAGAGCAATGAATGAACAAGCTTGGGGAGCGGCtgcattgtcatatttgtatacttgtttatgcCGTGCTTCGTTGAGGAAAGCGaaggatgtgtgtggattcatttccttattgcag gtttgggcttgggagcgcATTATACCGATGCAGCCACCATGCAGGGCTCTTCCGCCACACACGGCTCTTGCACGAAGGTGGACTCATCGTAAATCCCACGAAAATGAGGCACGCGATGTTTTACccatatgtagggatgtattggACAACCTAATAGATGGCcag TTTGTGTGGCAGCCTTATTCAGAGGCCATCATCAACAGACTCCCTGAGTGGTGTCTGCGTGGCCGAGATATTTGGATGGCGAAAGTTCCCCTTATTTGTGGGATCTATCGAGAGTGGCACATGGTAGACCGCGTTCTCAGACAGTTTGGTAGGAAGCAACATATTCCGGGTCCATGTGCAGAGATTGATCCTTTTCATTACAAACGTGACAAGCGGTATGCTATAAAAGTGGAGGATCAAGAATATTTTACAGAAACAGACTTTTTGTGGGGAAATCGTCGAGATAGTTTAATTCAGGCCGAGTATGAAACTCAAGATCCACAGTCACTATCAgagtatttttgttggtatcgacgtcactcgcgcactttcataggaaatcctgcgcataaagtggatagaggataccaacacatggcaggcaggcatgaggcactg GCTTTAGGACATCAAGAATCATACAGGTTGGCTCAGCAGACTATCCAAGATCCAACCAAGTCTAATGAAGTGAAGGAAATAGCAGAGATGTTTAGCCACATTAATACAGAGTCCATGGCTGCTGCCTCTCTGGGGACGATGTTGAGTTTCGCTCCATATTATACACCACCGGCAGAGTATGTTGAGCCGCCTACTATGCAAGTGCCTCGTCATCAACGTCCTAATGTACCAAGACCTGCGGCGCGTGGTAGAGGACGCCAATCAGGTAACAGACGGGGTCGAACTCCCGTGGATCACCAGTTGGTTGATGAGGAAGAGGTTCGTTTTGATCAAGATATGCCCAGCTCAACGATGCATACAGATGATGATGCATATCACCCAATAATAGATTTTATGTCCAGCTCATCGACGTTAGCTCCCGAGGTTCAATCACCAGCAGTAATCAGAAGTGAGGGGCCTTTTCAGGCATTCGCATCGTCTGGGCCTATTAGCCTGGCAGTTATGGCCCAACAGTTTAGTGGTCAGACAAGCAGCTCTTATGGGATGACTGAGGGGCCTTTACCTGCATTCACTGGACAGAGCTCTTCAATTGGGAGGAGACTGAGTTTTACCGAT TCTCCCATGGAATTTGATGTTGGATCCTCACACATTCCTGTGCCGGATGTACAGACTTTAGAGCCACAG gaTACAGGTGTGATACAAGAGGACGATCACCAACGTAGATCAAAACGAGAACGTCGTCAAACTCGGTGTGGCACGGGGGGGAAAAAGGGACActgtaaaaattaa
- the LOC132638040 gene encoding 3-oxoacyl-[acyl-carrier-protein] synthase I, chloroplastic-like isoform X1, which translates to MSSITCSCHSNLILKNRESRINGGSHLQYNGLKAIETVQMPASSAAYKTKAVKCGRIKAMASPIVSAPKREIDPKKRVVITGMGLVSVFGSDIHNFYNKLLDGQSGISLIDRFDASTYMVRFRGQIRDFSSKGYIDGKNDRRLDDCWRYGLVAGKRALEDANLGQRVLETMDKTRIGVLVGTGVGAITVFSDGVETLLQRGYKKMSPFFVPYIITSMGSALLAIDTGLMGPTYSISTACATANYCFYAAANHIRRGEADIMVAGGTEATLTATLVGGFIACRALSQRNDEHEKASRPWDTDRDGFVIGEGSGVLVMESLEHALKRGAPIIAEYLGGAVTCDAHHMTDPRADGLGVSSCIAKSLVDAGVSPKEVNYINAHATSTRAGDLAEVNAIKKVFKDTSELKMNGTKSMIGHALGAAGGIEAIATIKAITTGWLHPTINQYNLEPQVTIDTVPNVKKQHEVNVGISNSFGFGGHNSTVVFAPYKP; encoded by the exons ATGAGTAGCATTACTTGTAGCTGTCATTCTAATTTGATATTGAAGAATAGAGAATCAAGAATCAATGGAGGATCCCATTTACAATACAATGGGCTTAAAGCAATTGAAACTGTGCAAATGCCAGCTAGCTCTGCTGCTTATAAGACAAAAG CTGTAAAATGTGGAAGAATCAAGGCTATGGCCTCTCCAATTGTTTCAGCTCCCAAGAGAGAGATAGACCCGAAGAAAAGGGTTGTCATAACCGGAATGGGCCTTGTTTCAGTCTTTGGAAGTGATATCCACAATTTTTACAACAAACTTCTTGACGGACAGAGTGGAATCAGTTTAATAGATAGATTTGATGCCTCAACTTACATGGTTAGGTTCAGGGGACAGATTCGTGATTTCTCTTCCAAAGGCTATATAGACGGGAAGAATGATCGTCGTCTAGATGACTGCTGGAGATACGGTCTTGTTGCTGGAAAGAGAGCTCTCGAGGATGCAAACCTTGGTCAACGAGTTCTTGAAACT ATGGACAAAACAAGGATCGGTGTCTTGGTTGGGACTGGTGTGGGCGCTATAACAGTTTTCAGCGACGGGGTGGAAACCTTGTTGCAAAGAGGATACAAGAAAATGAGTCCATTTTTTGTTCCTTACATAATCACCAGCATGGGATCTGCACTGTTGGCTATAGACACAGGACTAATGGGACCTACTTACTCTATCTCAACAGCTTGTGCAACCGCCAATTACTGCTTCTATGCGGCTGCAAATCATATTAGAAGAGGCGAAGCAGATATTATGGTAGCTGGTGGAACGGAAGCTACTTTAACGGCTACTTTAGTTGGTGGTTTCATAGCTTGTCGGGCCTTGTCTCAAAGAAACGATGAACACGAAAAGGCTTCGAGGCCATGGGACACGGATCGTGATGGTTTTGTCATTGGCGAAGGCTCTGGTGTCTTG GTCATGGAAAGTTTGGAGCATGCATTGAAAAGAGGTGCTCCTATCATAGCAGAATACTTGGGAGGTGCAGTCACTTGTGATGCTCATCACATGACCGATCCTCGGGCAGATGGACTTGGAGTTTCGTCTTGCATTGCTAAGAGTTTGGTAGATGCGGGAGTTTCCCCAAAAGAG GTGAACTATATAAATGCTCATGCAACATCAACCCGTGCTGGAGATTTGGCTGAGGTCAATGCCATCAAGAAGGTCTTCAAGGATACTTCAGAATTGAAAATGAACGGGACAAAG TCAATGATCGGTCATGCACTAGGGGCTGCTGGTGGAATTGAAGCCATTGCAACCATCAAGGCAATCACAACCGGCTGGCTTCATCCAACCATCAATCAATAT AACTTAGAGCCTCAGGTTACAATAGACACCGTTCCAAATGTGAAAAAACAACACGAAGTCAATGTCG GTATCTCCAACTCATTCGGATTCGGGGGGCATAATTCAACGGTTGTTTTTGCACCCTACAAGCCTTGA
- the LOC132638040 gene encoding 3-oxoacyl-[acyl-carrier-protein] synthase I, chloroplastic-like isoform X2: MSSITCSCHSNLILKNRESRINGGSHLQYNGLKAIETVQMPASSAAYKTKAVKCGRIKAMASPIVSAPKREIDPKKRVVITGMGLVSVFGSDIHNFYNKLLDGQSGISLIDRFDASTYMVRFRGQIRDFSSKGYIDGKNDRRLDDCWRYGLVAGKRALEDANLGQRVLETMDKTRIGVLVGTGVGAITVFSDGVETLLQRGYKKMSPFFVPYIITSMGSALLAIDTGLMGPTYSISTACATANYCFYAAANHIRRGEADIMVAGGTEATLTATLVGGFIACRALSQRNDEHEKASRPWDTDRDGFVIGEGSGVLVMESLEHALKRGAPIIAEYLGGAVTCDAHHMTDPRADGLGVSSCIAKSLVDAGVSPKEVNYINAHATSTRAGDLAEVNAIKKVFKDTSELKMNGTKSMIGHALGAAGGIEAIATIKAITTGWLHPTINQYVSPTHSDSGGIIQRLFLHPTSLE; this comes from the exons ATGAGTAGCATTACTTGTAGCTGTCATTCTAATTTGATATTGAAGAATAGAGAATCAAGAATCAATGGAGGATCCCATTTACAATACAATGGGCTTAAAGCAATTGAAACTGTGCAAATGCCAGCTAGCTCTGCTGCTTATAAGACAAAAG CTGTAAAATGTGGAAGAATCAAGGCTATGGCCTCTCCAATTGTTTCAGCTCCCAAGAGAGAGATAGACCCGAAGAAAAGGGTTGTCATAACCGGAATGGGCCTTGTTTCAGTCTTTGGAAGTGATATCCACAATTTTTACAACAAACTTCTTGACGGACAGAGTGGAATCAGTTTAATAGATAGATTTGATGCCTCAACTTACATGGTTAGGTTCAGGGGACAGATTCGTGATTTCTCTTCCAAAGGCTATATAGACGGGAAGAATGATCGTCGTCTAGATGACTGCTGGAGATACGGTCTTGTTGCTGGAAAGAGAGCTCTCGAGGATGCAAACCTTGGTCAACGAGTTCTTGAAACT ATGGACAAAACAAGGATCGGTGTCTTGGTTGGGACTGGTGTGGGCGCTATAACAGTTTTCAGCGACGGGGTGGAAACCTTGTTGCAAAGAGGATACAAGAAAATGAGTCCATTTTTTGTTCCTTACATAATCACCAGCATGGGATCTGCACTGTTGGCTATAGACACAGGACTAATGGGACCTACTTACTCTATCTCAACAGCTTGTGCAACCGCCAATTACTGCTTCTATGCGGCTGCAAATCATATTAGAAGAGGCGAAGCAGATATTATGGTAGCTGGTGGAACGGAAGCTACTTTAACGGCTACTTTAGTTGGTGGTTTCATAGCTTGTCGGGCCTTGTCTCAAAGAAACGATGAACACGAAAAGGCTTCGAGGCCATGGGACACGGATCGTGATGGTTTTGTCATTGGCGAAGGCTCTGGTGTCTTG GTCATGGAAAGTTTGGAGCATGCATTGAAAAGAGGTGCTCCTATCATAGCAGAATACTTGGGAGGTGCAGTCACTTGTGATGCTCATCACATGACCGATCCTCGGGCAGATGGACTTGGAGTTTCGTCTTGCATTGCTAAGAGTTTGGTAGATGCGGGAGTTTCCCCAAAAGAG GTGAACTATATAAATGCTCATGCAACATCAACCCGTGCTGGAGATTTGGCTGAGGTCAATGCCATCAAGAAGGTCTTCAAGGATACTTCAGAATTGAAAATGAACGGGACAAAG TCAATGATCGGTCATGCACTAGGGGCTGCTGGTGGAATTGAAGCCATTGCAACCATCAAGGCAATCACAACCGGCTGGCTTCATCCAACCATCAATCAATAT GTATCTCCAACTCATTCGGATTCGGGGGGCATAATTCAACGGTTGTTTTTGCACCCTACAAGCCTTGAGTAA
- the LOC132638042 gene encoding 3-oxoacyl-[acyl-carrier-protein] synthase I, chloroplastic-like, translated as MSSITASCYSNLILKKRESRINGVSNLQYNGLRAIETIQMPTSSAAYKPKDVKRRRIKAMASPAVSAPKRETDPKKRIVITGMGLVSVFGSDIDNFYNKLLEGQSGISLIDRFDASNYTVRFGGQIRDFSSKGYIDGKNDRRLDDCWRYCLVAGKRALNDANLDQQVLETMDKTRIGVLVGSGMGGLKVFSDGVEALVQRGYKKISPFFIPYSITNMGSALLAIDTGLMGPNYSISTACATANYCFYAAANHIRRGEADIMVAGGTEAAVTATGVGGFIACRALSQRNDEPEQASRPWDKNRDGFVIGEGSGILVMESLEHALKRGAPIIAEYLGGAVTCDAHHMTDPRADGLGVSSCIVKSLVDAGVSPEEVNYINAHATSTLAGDLAEVNAIKKVFKDTSEIKINGTKSMIGHGLGAAGGIEAIATIKAITTGWLHPTINQYNLEPQVTIDTVPNVKKQHEVNIGISNSFGFGGHNSVVVFAPYTP; from the exons ATGAGTAGCATTACTGCTAGCTGTTATTCTAATTTGATATTGAAGAAAAGAGAATCAAGAATCAATGGGGTGTCTAATTTACAATACAATGGGCTTAGAGCTATTGAAACTATTCAAATGCCAACAAGCTCTGCTGCTTATAAGCCAAAAG atgtAAAACGTCGAAGAATCAAAGCGATGGCCTCTCCAGCTGTTTCAGCTCCCAAGAGAGAAACGGACCCGAAGAAAAGGATTGTCATTACCGGAATGGGCCTGGTTTCAGTCTTTGGAAGTGATATCGACAATTTCTACAACAAACTTCTCGAGGGACAGAGTGGTATCAGTTTAATAGACAGATTTGATGCCTCAAATTACACGGTTAGGTTCGGAGGACAGATTCGCGATTTCTCTTCCAAAGGCTATATAGACGGGAAGAATGATCGTCGTTTAGATGACTGCTGGAGATACTGTCTTGTTGCTGGAAAGAGAGCTCTCAACGATGCCAACCTTGACCAACAAGTTCTTGAAACT ATGGACAAAACGAGGATCGGTGTCTTGGTGGGGTCGGGCATGGGCGGTTTAAAAGTTTTCAGCGACGGGGTGGAAGCCTTGGTGCAAAGAGGATACAAGAAAATTAGTCCATTTTTCATTCCTTACTCAATCACCAACATGGGATCAGCACTGTTGGCTATAGACACCGGACTAATGGGACCAAATTACTCTATTTCAACGGCTTGTGCAACTGCCAATTACTGTTTTTACGCGGCTGCAAATCACATTAGAAGGGGCGAAGCGGATATTATGGTAGCAGGTGGAACGGAAGCTGCTGTTACAGCTACTGGTGTTGGTGGATTCATTGCTTGTCGGGCCTTGTCTCAAAGAAATGACGAACCAGAACAGGCCTCAAGGCCATGGGACAAAAATCGTGATGGATTTGTTATTGGTGAAGGCTCTGGTATCCTG GTCATGGAAAGTTTGGAGCACGCCTTAAAAAGAGGCGCTCCTATCATAGCAGAATACCTGGGAGGTGCAGTCACTTGTGATGCTCATCACATGACCGATCCTCGCGCAGATGGTCTTGGAGTTTCGTCTTGCATCGTTAAGAGTTTGGTAGATGCGGGAGTTTCACCTGAAGAG GTGAACTATATAAATGCCCATGCAACATCAACTCTTGCCGGAGATTTAGCTGAGGTCAATGCCATCAAGAAGGTCTTCAAGGATACCTCAGAAATCAAAATAAACGGGACAAAG TCGATGATCGGTCATGGACTCGGAGCTGCTGGCGGAATTGAAGCCATTGCAACCATCAAGGCAATCACAACCGGATGGCTTCATCCAACCATCAATCAATAT AACTTAGAACCACAAGTTACAATAGACACTGTTCCAAATGTGAAGAAACAACATGAAGTGAACATCG GTATCTCCAACTCGTTTGGATTCGGAGGACATAATTCAGTGGTTGTTTTTGCACCCTACACGCCTTGA